Proteins encoded in a region of the Funiculus sociatus GB2-C1 genome:
- the grxC gene encoding glutaredoxin 3 — MLNFLNPLLGRDPERIKADVEIYTWQTCPYCIRAKMLLWWKGVNYKEYKIDGDEAARAKMAQRANGRRSVPQIFINEQHIGGCDDMYQMDKEGKLDPLLVQAAV, encoded by the coding sequence ATGCTAAACTTTCTTAATCCTCTGTTAGGGCGCGATCCAGAGCGCATCAAAGCCGACGTCGAAATCTACACCTGGCAAACTTGCCCCTACTGCATCCGCGCCAAAATGCTCCTCTGGTGGAAAGGAGTCAACTACAAAGAATATAAAATTGATGGCGATGAAGCAGCCAGAGCGAAAATGGCCCAACGTGCCAACGGGCGGCGCAGCGTCCCCCAGATTTTCATCAACGAGCAGCACATTGGTGGATGTGATGATATGTATCAGATGGATAAAGAAGGGAAACTAGATCCCCTACTGGTTCAAGCAGCTGTTTAG
- the tadA gene encoding tRNA adenosine(34) deaminase TadA — protein sequence MTIDNPAYLIHRQWMSRAIELAQNAGEAGEVPVGAVIVDVDGNLIAEGENRKERDKDPTAHAEIIAIRTAGQARQNWHLNQCTLYVTLEPCPMCAGAIVLARLRLLVYGADDAKTGAIRTVANIPDSACSNHHLPVLGGILESVCRQQLQSWFAQRRSKSTN from the coding sequence ATGACAATTGACAATCCGGCATATCTAATTCATCGACAATGGATGAGCCGGGCGATAGAACTCGCTCAAAATGCTGGTGAAGCTGGGGAAGTCCCAGTCGGAGCAGTGATAGTTGACGTGGATGGTAACTTAATAGCAGAAGGTGAAAATCGCAAAGAGCGCGACAAAGACCCCACAGCCCACGCCGAAATTATCGCTATTAGAACAGCGGGGCAAGCGAGGCAAAACTGGCACCTCAATCAATGCACCCTCTACGTTACCTTGGAGCCTTGCCCAATGTGCGCTGGTGCAATTGTCCTAGCACGTCTGCGGCTTCTAGTTTACGGAGCCGACGACGCAAAAACTGGTGCCATTCGTACAGTTGCTAATATCCCAGATAGTGCCTGCTCTAATCACCACTTGCCTGTATTGGGTGGTATCTTAGAATCTGTCTGTCGCCAACAACTGCAATCCTGGTTTGCCCAACGGCGCTCAAAAAGTACAAACTAA